DNA from Lentilitoribacter sp. Alg239-R112:
GGCGATTCGTTTACTGCACGTGCTATCAATGAAGTATCGCTTTTTCGTCAATCTTACCAAGCTGCAAAGATTAAAGTCGATGTGGATGGCAAAACGAGGCTGGAAAGCCTCATCTGCGATGGTTTGATGGTTGCAACACCTGCGGGCTCAACGGCCTATAATCTATCAGCGCATGGCCCCATCCTGCCGCTCGATGCCAAACTACTTGCGCTGACCCCTGTAAGTGCATTCCGCCCTCGCCGCTGGCGCGGTGCACTTTTGCCGGATAGTGCTGAAGTGACACTTGAGATTTTGGAACCATACAAACGTCCGGTAAATGCTGTTGCCGATCATCTGGAAGTTAAATCGGTCACGCAAGTGAAAGTTTGCCAATCAGTTGATCACACGGTGCAAATTCTTACCGATTCCAGCCATTCCTGGAATGATCGAATTTTAGCCGAGCAATTTTCGTACTAAGGTTTGAATCCACGCATTATTCGACCATAAGTCGCTTGGCGGTATGCTGCGTAATAAGCCTGTGAAAAGGCATAATGATCGCAAGGTAAGCTTTGCCGAAAACATTATGTGTCCGCACCCAAGTCGATAAAATACAGCCATTGTCGGATTTCAAAATCGATGTTCTGAAATCCAGGTGTTTATCATTATCTCCCAGAATGACTTCATCTTCTGAAATATAGCAAACTCGGAATACACCGATCTTATCGTCAATTTTCAAACTGTCTGGCATTTGATCCGGCGACACGCCAACATCACCTGTTTTGAGACCAA
Protein-coding regions in this window:
- a CDS encoding NAD kinase, whose protein sequence is MLRFSVGDQEYSLKIAFLASSANHAQEAIKHLSALYGNATVEDADVIVALGGDGFMLQTLHDQINTGRLVYGMNRGTIGFLMNDYDDKSLPDRIEAAVANTIRPLIMQATNANGDSFTARAINEVSLFRQSYQAAKIKVDVDGKTRLESLICDGLMVATPAGSTAYNLSAHGPILPLDAKLLALTPVSAFRPRRWRGALLPDSAEVTLEILEPYKRPVNAVADHLEVKSVTQVKVCQSVDHTVQILTDSSHSWNDRILAEQFSY
- a CDS encoding DUF2867 domain-containing protein, giving the protein MSKPRVSYVDLPVPSRLNEYVGEGDFIDCVFAPSVGAHMSAEQLAKQAFGQMPSWITRLMQLRNAIVGLFGLKTGDVGVSPDQMPDSLKIDDKIGVFRVCYISEDEVILGDNDKHLDFRTSILKSDNGCILSTWVRTHNVFGKAYLAIIMPFHRLITQHTAKRLMVE